One genomic window of Deinococcus peraridilitoris DSM 19664 includes the following:
- a CDS encoding transposase, translated as MALLLSTFPELAELCRLTRTLVRALLERTPELLGSWRDEVEQSGLKSLQAFVDGLRYEWSALVAACSTSWSNGPTEGVANRLKLVKRQMFGRGSFELLRKKVLLAA; from the coding sequence GTGGCGCTGTTGTTGTCGACGTTCCCTGAGCTGGCTGAGCTTTGTCGTTTGACCAGGACGCTCGTGCGGGCACTGCTGGAACGTACTCCGGAACTGTTGGGAAGCTGGCGTGACGAGGTGGAGCAGAGCGGCTTGAAATCGCTTCAGGCATTCGTGGACGGCTTGCGGTATGAATGGTCCGCCCTCGTCGCAGCCTGCTCGACGTCGTGGTCGAACGGCCCCACGGAGGGCGTGGCGAACCGCTTGAAGCTGGTGAAACGCCAGATGTTTGGTCGGGGATCATTCGAGCTGCTGCGTAAAAAGGTTCTGCTGGCCGCCTGA
- a CDS encoding IS3 family transposase encodes MILPAEKAGISVRRQCQLLKVNRASVHYQKTLKRERTQGINDDQLRQEIEQVILDCSGYGYRRVTHELGRRHRQVNHMRVRRVMKQHQLQCRVRPRKKNTPGLPAAGIPNLLRDEKIVPSGPDQVWIEARPGRPCPGEPLACGLHLRARPDGFRVPGLRTRRVFKEDRGLGFVVTSGRAAGVCCIEDGNQRAGSVAGLIHHSDQGSVYQSGAYLALLD; translated from the coding sequence ATGATCCTGCCAGCCGAAAAGGCAGGAATCTCGGTGCGCCGCCAATGTCAGTTGCTGAAGGTGAACCGCGCCAGTGTGCACTACCAAAAGACCCTGAAAAGGGAAAGAACTCAAGGAATCAATGACGACCAGCTGCGCCAGGAGATCGAGCAGGTGATCCTCGACTGCTCAGGTTACGGGTACCGGCGAGTGACCCATGAGCTCGGTCGGCGTCATCGGCAGGTGAATCACATGCGGGTCCGCAGGGTGATGAAGCAGCACCAGTTGCAGTGCCGGGTGAGGCCTCGCAAGAAGAACACCCCTGGCCTTCCAGCGGCTGGCATTCCGAATCTGCTTCGGGACGAGAAGATTGTGCCCAGTGGACCGGATCAGGTGTGGATCGAGGCGCGACCGGGGCGGCCCTGTCCCGGCGAGCCGTTGGCATGCGGACTTCACCTTCGTGCACGTCCTGACGGGTTTCGTGTACCTGGCCTGCGTACTCGACGGGTATTCAAGGAAGATCGTGGGCTGGGCTTTGTCGTAACGTCCGGACGCGCCGCTGGTGTGTGCTGCATTGAAGATGGCAATCAGCGAGCGGGGAGCGTGGCGGGGCTGATCCACCACAGCGATCAGGGTTCGGTGTACCAGAGTGGCGCGTATCTGGCTTTACTCGACTAG
- a CDS encoding IS110 family transposase translates to MTNPELFVGIDVSQARLDVALHPSGETFHVTNDEGGFELLCTRLAALSPTLIVCEATGGMERPVVLASTLAHLPIAVVNARQVRNFARATGQLAKTDRLDALILAHFAQAVRPEVRLVRDEQIRHLEALAVRRRQIVTMLTAERNRLGATHDQGVRIHIEHLIAHLQTLRKDLDRELLDAVQAHPATQHRFELLCSAPGIGPVVALTLLSALPELGMLSRGQVAGLVGVAPLNRDSGRMRGRRTTWGGRAEVRTALYMATTVAVRHNPTIKAHYEQLVARGKPKMVALIACLRKFVVHLNAMIRADEPWRDQPGVAMKPDESVGSIS, encoded by the coding sequence ATGACGAACCCGGAACTCTTCGTCGGTATTGATGTTTCCCAGGCGCGTCTCGATGTCGCCCTCCACCCCTCTGGGGAGACCTTCCATGTCACCAACGACGAAGGCGGCTTTGAGCTGCTCTGCACCCGCCTGGCCGCGTTGTCGCCTACGCTGATCGTCTGTGAGGCCACCGGTGGAATGGAGCGCCCAGTCGTGCTGGCCAGCACGCTCGCACACCTGCCCATCGCGGTCGTGAATGCTCGGCAGGTCCGCAATTTTGCAAGAGCGACAGGCCAGCTGGCCAAGACCGACCGCCTCGATGCCCTGATCCTCGCTCACTTCGCGCAGGCTGTGCGGCCAGAGGTGCGCCTTGTCCGTGACGAACAGATCCGTCATCTTGAAGCGCTCGCCGTTCGGCGCCGGCAAATCGTCACGATGTTGACGGCAGAACGAAACCGGCTGGGGGCCACCCACGATCAAGGCGTCCGAATTCATATCGAACACTTGATTGCCCACCTCCAAACGCTCCGCAAAGACCTGGACCGAGAGTTGTTGGACGCAGTGCAGGCTCACCCAGCGACACAGCACCGCTTCGAGCTGCTGTGCAGTGCGCCAGGGATCGGTCCAGTGGTCGCTCTGACGCTCCTCTCAGCGTTGCCGGAACTTGGCATGCTGTCCCGAGGGCAGGTTGCTGGGCTGGTGGGGGTCGCCCCACTCAATCGGGACAGCGGACGAATGCGGGGAAGACGCACAACCTGGGGTGGCCGGGCAGAAGTCCGCACCGCGCTGTACATGGCAACCACCGTCGCCGTGAGGCACAATCCAACCATCAAGGCGCACTATGAGCAACTTGTCGCCAGGGGGAAACCAAAGATGGTGGCACTGATCGCCTGCCTGCGAAAGTTCGTTGTCCACTTGAACGCCATGATTCGAGCTGATGAACCGTGGCGCGACCAGCCCGGCGTAGCAATGAAACCCGATGAGTCGGTCGGTAGCATAAGCTAG
- a CDS encoding IS4 family transposase produces MRTPARNWEYGETDLNLLVLGVVIEGFTLPLVWTALPHGGSSDTAARSRLVARLLKVLPAKRWCALVADREFIGSEWFTFLRRRKIKRCLRIRADTQIDGLRLDEGWAYVEPGQVVGLLEKANIFGSIMQLVVTRTPDGELLALATDLKIDETRAMYRLRWTVERTFSSQKSRGFDLEGSAMTRSDRLERLFGVVTLALVWCLRVGVWCHATRPIKRKQHGRRAVSLVRYDLERLAAALRWQTDDQAALLGLVMQPFPAPA; encoded by the coding sequence ATGAGGACGCCTGCCCGCAACTGGGAGTACGGCGAGACGGATCTCAACCTCCTTGTGCTTGGCGTGGTCATCGAAGGCTTCACCTTGCCGCTGGTGTGGACGGCCCTGCCGCACGGCGGGAGTAGCGACACGGCGGCTCGTTCTCGTCTGGTCGCCCGTCTCTTGAAGGTGCTGCCCGCGAAGCGGTGGTGCGCTCTGGTCGCGGACCGCGAATTTATCGGCAGCGAGTGGTTCACGTTTCTGCGACGTCGCAAGATCAAGCGGTGCCTGCGCATTCGGGCGGACACGCAGATCGACGGTCTGCGGCTCGATGAGGGCTGGGCGTACGTCGAGCCGGGACAGGTCGTTGGCCTGCTGGAGAAAGCCAACATCTTCGGCTCAATCATGCAACTGGTCGTGACGCGCACCCCAGATGGCGAACTGCTGGCGCTTGCGACAGACTTGAAAATTGACGAGACCAGAGCGATGTACCGCTTACGGTGGACGGTGGAACGTACGTTCAGCTCGCAAAAATCCAGGGGTTTTGACTTGGAGGGTTCAGCGATGACAAGGTCGGATCGACTTGAGCGCTTGTTCGGCGTGGTGACGCTGGCGCTGGTGTGGTGCCTGAGAGTCGGGGTGTGGTGTCACGCGACTCGACCGATCAAGCGCAAACAGCACGGTCGAAGGGCGGTGAGCCTCGTGAGGTACGACCTTGAACGCCTCGCTGCCGCTCTACGTTGGCAGACAGACGACCAAGCCGCACTGCTGGGTCTCGTCATGCAGCCTTTTCCCGCTCCTGCATGA
- a CDS encoding DUF6766 family protein, producing MKRYWRENNLSIVMTIIFLLLWIGQSLAGWAELNTERQDHGGNPLTYAHYLGTAHFWEATTENWESEFLQMGAYVLLTVWLRQKGSSESKKVDEEEPVDEDPNTARSRPDAPGPVRQGGMILRLYQNSLSMAFFALFAVSFVLHAISSLKEHNQEASAHGSELQTLGEYLQSPTFWFQSLQNWQSEFLAVVSIVVLSIWLRQKGSPESKPVAAPHSSTGK from the coding sequence ATGAAGCGTTACTGGCGTGAAAATAATCTGAGCATCGTCATGACCATCATCTTTCTTCTGCTCTGGATTGGACAGTCCCTGGCGGGCTGGGCAGAACTCAATACGGAACGCCAAGACCACGGCGGAAATCCCCTCACCTACGCGCATTACCTCGGCACCGCGCACTTCTGGGAAGCCACCACCGAGAACTGGGAAAGTGAATTTTTGCAAATGGGCGCATACGTCCTGCTGACCGTGTGGTTGCGACAGAAGGGCTCCTCAGAGTCGAAGAAAGTTGATGAGGAAGAACCCGTTGACGAAGATCCCAACACGGCCCGCAGTCGTCCAGACGCACCTGGCCCCGTTCGTCAGGGTGGAATGATCCTGCGGCTTTACCAGAACTCTCTGTCCATGGCATTCTTCGCGCTCTTCGCGGTATCGTTCGTGCTGCACGCGATCAGCAGTTTAAAAGAACACAATCAGGAAGCATCAGCGCACGGGAGTGAACTGCAAACACTCGGGGAGTATCTGCAGTCACCCACCTTCTGGTTCCAATCACTTCAGAACTGGCAGAGCGAGTTCCTAGCGGTGGTGAGCATTGTCGTACTGTCCATCTGGCTCCGCCAGAAGGGCTCGCCGGAATCCAAGCCAGTTGCTGCGCCGCATTCCTCAACCGGTAAATGA